Proteins encoded in a region of the Candidatus Nitrospira nitrificans genome:
- a CDS encoding FAD:protein FMN transferase produces MKLSRARAFLIMLSLITAFMAGCAEMRSAPPPVVSKRTQMHMGTLVTLTTVASEQNIGDRAMQAAFDEIKRLERLLSTWLQDSELSQVNAEAGRQPVQVSRETLELVARSIEMAQLTHGGFNIALGPAIEAWSVSERQRIPDERELQQLKPLVDWTGIQINKAARTIYLPHKGMRIDVGGIGKGYAADRAVTEMKRVGVMGGVVALSGDIKAFGVLPDRKGFPVGIKHPRREEELIAMIDLNDEAVSTAGDYERFFERDGVRYHHILDPQTLRPAGACQSVTVIANEGATADGLDTGIFVLGPEQGMALVERLPGVEAIIIDQEGKITVSSGLRGRLYAP; encoded by the coding sequence ATGAAACTGTCACGAGCCCGCGCCTTTCTTATAATGCTCAGTCTTATCACGGCCTTCATGGCTGGGTGCGCGGAGATGCGATCGGCTCCTCCGCCCGTCGTCTCGAAACGTACTCAGATGCACATGGGTACTCTGGTTACCCTCACGACTGTAGCCTCTGAGCAGAACATAGGTGATCGGGCTATGCAGGCTGCATTCGATGAGATCAAGCGGCTTGAACGGTTACTGAGTACCTGGCTTCAAGACAGTGAACTATCACAGGTGAATGCAGAAGCCGGCCGTCAGCCTGTGCAAGTGAGCCGAGAGACGTTGGAGTTGGTGGCCCGATCCATTGAAATGGCCCAGCTCACCCACGGTGGGTTCAATATCGCACTCGGTCCCGCCATCGAAGCCTGGAGTGTAAGCGAACGGCAGCGCATTCCCGATGAGAGGGAATTGCAACAATTGAAGCCTCTCGTCGATTGGACAGGCATTCAAATCAACAAAGCAGCACGGACTATCTATCTGCCCCATAAGGGAATGCGCATCGATGTGGGTGGGATTGGGAAGGGATACGCAGCCGATCGGGCCGTGACGGAGATGAAACGAGTGGGAGTGATGGGTGGGGTGGTTGCGCTATCAGGCGACATCAAAGCGTTCGGTGTCCTGCCGGACCGAAAGGGGTTTCCGGTTGGTATCAAGCATCCACGCCGGGAGGAAGAGTTGATTGCCATGATCGACCTGAACGACGAAGCCGTGTCGACAGCGGGTGATTACGAACGGTTCTTCGAGCGGGACGGAGTCCGCTATCATCACATCTTGGACCCGCAAACCCTGCGCCCGGCTGGTGCTTGTCAGAGTGTCACGGTGATTGCCAATGAAGGCGCGACGGCTGACGGATTGGATACCGGGATTTTCGTGCTAGGACCGGAACAGGGGATGGCGTTGGTGGAGCGCTTGCCGGGTGTTGAAGCGATCATCATCGACCAGGAGGGCAAGATCACTGTCTCGTCGGGACTCCGTGGTCGGCTGTACGCGCCATGA
- a CDS encoding ABC transporter ATP-binding protein translates to MLELRSVSCAYDPSRPAIREISFSAREGEILCLLGPSGCGKTTVLRAIAGFEPVRSGQIFLSGRLISSSSGTIPTEERRIGMVFQEYALFPHLRVADNIAFGLHHLSRAERACRVQEMLRLTGLEGLDRRYPHELSGGQQQRVALSRALVQNPVLLLLDEPFSNLDPDMAGRMRQEVHTLLRRMKTTTILVTHDHDEAFAMADRIAVLNQGVLEQMDSPEVIYHLPATRFVADFVGQADFVTGQIQQGLVHTELGEFPDTLGSVEGSRVVVMIRPDDIQLIPNKSAESRVVARQFRGSENLYTIQLPSGQIIHSSESSTCVYQEGTAVQLRVSATHTVLFPIEPPSSDA, encoded by the coding sequence ATCTTGGAACTCCGTTCTGTGTCTTGTGCCTATGATCCAAGCAGACCCGCGATCCGTGAGATTTCATTTTCCGCGCGAGAAGGCGAAATTCTCTGCTTGCTGGGACCGTCCGGCTGTGGCAAGACGACCGTCCTGCGAGCGATCGCCGGGTTTGAACCGGTCCGGTCCGGACAAATATTTTTATCGGGCCGATTGATTTCCTCTTCCTCGGGAACGATTCCAACGGAAGAGCGTCGTATCGGGATGGTTTTTCAGGAGTACGCCCTTTTCCCACACCTGCGCGTCGCCGATAACATCGCCTTCGGGCTTCATCATCTGTCGCGGGCGGAACGGGCATGTCGCGTCCAAGAAATGCTGCGGCTGACCGGTCTCGAAGGGCTCGACCGACGCTACCCGCATGAGTTGTCGGGAGGGCAGCAACAACGAGTGGCTCTCTCACGGGCGCTGGTGCAAAATCCCGTTTTACTCCTCCTGGATGAGCCGTTCAGCAACCTTGACCCTGATATGGCCGGCCGTATGCGGCAGGAAGTGCACACCCTGTTACGCCGGATGAAAACCACGACTATTCTCGTGACGCATGATCATGACGAAGCCTTCGCCATGGCGGACCGCATCGCCGTCTTGAATCAGGGAGTGCTCGAACAAATGGATTCGCCGGAGGTGATTTATCATCTCCCAGCCACGCGGTTCGTAGCCGATTTTGTGGGCCAGGCCGACTTTGTCACCGGGCAGATTCAACAAGGTCTGGTGCATACCGAGCTGGGAGAGTTCCCCGATACGCTTGGCAGTGTCGAGGGAAGCAGGGTCGTCGTCATGATCCGCCCCGACGACATCCAGCTCATACCCAATAAATCAGCCGAATCCCGGGTCGTGGCCCGCCAGTTCAGGGGCTCTGAAAATCTCTACACGATCCAGCTCCCGTCCGGGCAGATTATCCACAGCAGCGAGAGCTCAACCTGTGTCTACCAGGAGGGCACCGCCGTCCAACTCCGAGTTTCTGCCACCCACACGGTGCTCTTCCCAATCGAACCGCCTTCATCAGATGCATAG
- a CDS encoding Fur family transcriptional regulator: MSKHVKEMGVLKEHLGKHQLKFTRQRELILDAFLKQEHITAEEMYHQLARKDPHLGLATIYRTLNLFCEAGLAQARHFGTQTQYDNISHKGHHDHLICTGCGKIVEFENCDIERLQEEVASRNGFTIQTHRLELYGLCSRCRQ, encoded by the coding sequence ATGTCCAAACATGTCAAAGAAATGGGTGTCCTGAAGGAACACCTCGGGAAGCACCAGCTGAAGTTCACACGCCAGCGTGAACTGATCCTCGACGCATTCCTCAAGCAAGAGCATATTACGGCCGAGGAGATGTACCACCAACTGGCCCGCAAGGATCCGCACTTGGGTTTGGCAACCATCTACCGCACGCTGAATCTCTTCTGCGAAGCCGGTCTGGCTCAAGCCCGCCACTTCGGGACTCAAACGCAGTACGACAACATCTCGCACAAAGGCCACCACGATCACCTCATTTGCACCGGCTGCGGAAAGATTGTGGAGTTTGAGAACTGCGACATTGAGCGCCTCCAGGAAGAGGTGGCCTCCCGGAACGGCTTTACGATCCAAACCCACCGCCTCGAGCTCTACGGTCTCTGTTCCCGCTGTCGCCAGTGA
- a CDS encoding ABC transporter permease: MIAVRRSAVSPLQLAALASAALILLPLGYVTILALSADFSVWHRLWTTRVPELLWNTVSLAGAVALLTLVLGLSTAWMVTRFEFPGRRLWEVGLVLPLAMPTYVLAYVYNYLLGFGGPVEHLWQMVAGPQARIFSPQSFWGVTLVMALDTFPFVYLLTRSALLSFNVSFEEVARTCGASPLRRMLFVTLPLLRPSIVAGVALVILYVVSDFGAVSLLRYQTLTYAVFQQMTGRSDNQAASILSILLVVLALLFLLTERWFRRKSRFYQTTGRFRAPQRIRCGWVHTTTLTACLTTVIGLAFGIPVYLLVTWSLTPEALAILDGRFFGFVWNSAFLSTLAATAGVLVGLPLAYLASRKPTWLNTGCLQAAYAGYVLPGPVAALAVLVLFLDVMPFFYGTVIVLIVAYVLHYLPAGLQSLEPSIQQITPNLEEVARTLGLTVRETWRRVTLPLIRNGVIVAWVLIFLQTMKELPATLLLRPVGFDTLAIRVWLEASEEYYQLAAPSALLIVLVGLPALVLLLSRDWRAA, encoded by the coding sequence GTGATTGCCGTACGTCGATCAGCTGTTTCTCCGCTCCAACTCGCCGCCCTGGCCAGCGCGGCGCTTATCCTGCTGCCGCTCGGCTATGTCACGATCCTCGCCTTGTCGGCCGATTTCTCGGTGTGGCATCGGCTCTGGACCACTCGAGTCCCGGAACTGTTGTGGAATACGGTTTCCTTGGCGGGCGCCGTGGCCTTGCTCACGCTCGTGCTCGGTCTATCGACCGCCTGGATGGTGACACGATTTGAATTCCCCGGCCGCCGGCTGTGGGAAGTCGGTCTTGTGTTGCCGCTCGCCATGCCGACCTACGTCTTGGCCTATGTGTACAACTATCTCTTGGGGTTCGGCGGTCCCGTAGAGCATCTCTGGCAGATGGTCGCCGGGCCTCAAGCCAGGATCTTCTCGCCCCAAAGTTTTTGGGGCGTCACCTTGGTGATGGCGCTCGACACGTTCCCCTTCGTCTACTTGCTCACGCGCAGTGCGCTTCTGAGCTTCAACGTATCGTTTGAAGAAGTCGCCCGCACCTGTGGCGCATCACCACTTCGGAGAATGCTGTTCGTCACGCTCCCGTTGCTCCGCCCATCCATCGTCGCCGGCGTCGCCCTCGTCATCCTGTACGTTGTCTCCGACTTCGGCGCCGTCTCTCTGCTGCGTTACCAAACATTGACCTACGCCGTGTTTCAGCAGATGACCGGACGGTCCGACAACCAGGCCGCCAGTATCTTGAGTATCTTATTGGTCGTCTTGGCGCTCCTGTTCTTGTTGACCGAACGATGGTTCCGTCGAAAGAGCCGGTTTTACCAGACCACGGGGCGCTTTCGAGCTCCGCAACGAATCCGATGCGGATGGGTGCACACGACAACACTGACGGCCTGCTTGACCACCGTAATCGGCTTGGCCTTCGGAATCCCTGTCTATCTGCTGGTGACATGGAGCCTGACCCCGGAGGCCCTGGCGATTCTCGACGGCCGGTTCTTCGGCTTCGTCTGGAACAGTGCCTTTCTATCGACTTTGGCCGCCACGGCCGGCGTGTTGGTTGGACTGCCCCTCGCCTACCTCGCCAGCCGAAAACCGACCTGGCTCAATACCGGTTGTCTGCAAGCCGCCTATGCCGGTTATGTCTTGCCGGGTCCGGTCGCTGCGCTGGCGGTGTTGGTCCTCTTTCTCGACGTCATGCCGTTCTTCTATGGGACGGTCATCGTGTTGATCGTCGCCTATGTCCTGCATTATCTTCCGGCCGGCCTCCAATCACTCGAACCCTCGATTCAACAAATCACGCCGAATCTTGAAGAAGTCGCCCGCACCCTCGGTCTGACCGTTCGGGAGACCTGGCGCCGCGTGACGTTGCCGCTCATTCGCAACGGGGTCATCGTGGCATGGGTCTTGATTTTTTTGCAGACGATGAAAGAGCTCCCGGCGACGCTGCTGTTGCGACCGGTGGGGTTTGACACCTTAGCGATCCGTGTGTGGCTGGAAGCAAGTGAAGAGTATTATCAGCTGGCAGCCCCATCCGCTTTATTGATCGTGCTCGTTGGCTTGCCTGCGCTCGTCTTGTTGCTGTCCCGTGATTGGCGGGCCGCCTAA
- a CDS encoding energy transducer TonB — protein MPRSDDQTGPMTASWLVSCLLHGGLTVAAVLFVQRMQLAPQADPFQWDVAMVAPLSSSPGSSSQSATMARPTPAHQPQTPPVGKQDRRRTMPGTSAPAPIADVGSESRPEQFLPDSISSTATLLTPQVARQDLSSPSADLVMPAHESSTTPLESQVAKDSPLDSSSSVMASSAQSNPLRPTKADYGWLAELMAQWIEDLNKRYPATLRTEGIQGKVTLAAMLHEDGLLSDVRIVKSSGNPALDQVALDDVKNGPPIKLSRPLERDQLPVKFSISYDLKMAR, from the coding sequence ATGCCGCGTTCAGACGATCAGACCGGCCCCATGACGGCTAGTTGGCTGGTATCCTGCCTGCTACACGGAGGCCTAACCGTGGCAGCCGTCTTGTTCGTCCAGCGTATGCAGCTGGCGCCGCAGGCTGACCCGTTCCAATGGGATGTGGCGATGGTCGCACCTCTCTCATCTTCACCAGGATCCTCATCGCAGTCTGCAACGATGGCACGGCCGACTCCGGCACATCAGCCACAGACTCCTCCAGTGGGGAAACAGGATCGACGAAGGACGATGCCTGGAACTTCAGCGCCGGCGCCCATCGCTGACGTGGGTTCAGAATCCCGTCCGGAACAGTTTCTCCCTGATTCGATATCGTCCACAGCGACTCTCCTCACACCTCAAGTTGCGCGGCAGGACCTGTCGAGTCCATCGGCTGACCTGGTGATGCCTGCTCACGAGAGTTCGACCACTCCCCTTGAATCCCAGGTGGCCAAGGACTCTCCGCTCGACTCCTCGTCTTCCGTGATGGCCTCCTCGGCACAGTCCAACCCACTCAGGCCAACCAAAGCCGACTACGGATGGTTGGCGGAGCTCATGGCACAGTGGATCGAGGATCTCAACAAACGATATCCGGCAACATTACGAACGGAGGGCATTCAGGGGAAAGTGACCCTGGCTGCGATGCTGCATGAAGATGGGCTCTTGAGCGATGTGCGTATCGTGAAGAGCTCAGGCAATCCTGCGCTTGATCAAGTCGCCTTGGACGATGTAAAAAACGGCCCCCCGATCAAGCTCTCTCGCCCACTGGAACGGGATCAACTACCAGTAAAATTTTCGATTAGTTACGATCTCAAGATGGCGCGGTAG
- a CDS encoding extracellular solute-binding protein, whose protein sequence is MRLFQHRSSRATALARRLRAFGVSAACFLMLFGLIMPTVTSAADKLTVYSGRAERLIKPVLDAFTAKTGIQIELLSSGTTELVNRMKAEGDRSPADAFITNDAGSLEMARTAGLFRPLNMREVERAIPAQFRAADNSWIGLSGRFWIVVYNTTLVKPDQIKSLLDLADPMWKDKIAVPNAGSEYLQAGVSVIRASLGDDHTKKFLEGIRDNAGTQVYQKSSQIVDAVAKGQVAMGIVNHYYVYRHLAAQPAAPLAVVMPDQQEGGMGAIMNVAGIGILKHTPRVENAKLLVEFLVAQAGQKMFADLDKEYPLHPEVKADPILVERKSFRAALVPLTKLAELREPTLLLIEQVGMR, encoded by the coding sequence ATGCGCCTGTTCCAACACCGTTCCTCTCGTGCCACGGCCCTTGCCCGTCGACTGAGGGCCTTCGGCGTTTCAGCCGCCTGTTTTCTGATGCTTTTCGGGCTGATCATGCCGACCGTCACCTCTGCCGCCGACAAGTTGACCGTCTACTCCGGACGGGCTGAACGATTGATCAAGCCGGTCTTGGATGCCTTCACGGCAAAGACCGGGATTCAAATCGAGTTACTCTCCTCCGGTACCACCGAGTTGGTGAACCGGATGAAAGCCGAAGGAGACCGCAGCCCCGCCGATGCCTTCATCACCAATGATGCCGGCAGCTTGGAAATGGCCCGCACGGCGGGACTCTTTCGCCCGTTGAACATGCGGGAAGTCGAACGGGCTATTCCTGCTCAATTTCGCGCGGCGGACAACAGTTGGATCGGCTTGTCAGGACGGTTTTGGATCGTCGTGTACAACACGACACTGGTGAAGCCTGATCAGATTAAGTCGCTGCTGGACTTGGCTGATCCGATGTGGAAAGACAAGATCGCTGTTCCCAACGCCGGCAGCGAATATCTGCAGGCAGGCGTCTCAGTGATCCGAGCCAGCCTCGGCGACGATCACACCAAGAAATTTCTTGAGGGCATTCGGGACAATGCCGGCACGCAGGTCTACCAAAAAAGTTCGCAGATCGTCGACGCTGTCGCCAAGGGTCAGGTCGCCATGGGAATCGTGAATCACTATTACGTCTACCGCCATCTCGCCGCGCAACCGGCTGCCCCCCTGGCGGTTGTCATGCCCGATCAACAGGAAGGGGGCATGGGGGCCATCATGAACGTGGCGGGGATCGGCATCTTGAAACACACACCCCGTGTGGAAAACGCCAAATTGCTCGTGGAATTTCTCGTGGCGCAAGCAGGTCAGAAGATGTTTGCGGACCTCGACAAGGAATACCCGCTCCACCCAGAAGTGAAGGCCGACCCCATACTGGTCGAGCGGAAGAGCTTCCGGGCAGCCTTAGTCCCCTTGACCAAGCTCGCCGAACTCCGAGAGCCGACGTTGCTGCTCATCGAACAAGTCGGGATGCGGTAA
- the exbB gene encoding TonB-system energizer ExbB, producing MDALKDAIDYGIVGLLLVLSVWSVAVAIERWLFYKRVNLKQFSNAQLLEITLTKHLVIIGTVAANAPYIGLLGTVLGIMLTFHTMGTSGTMAVSTIMIGLSLALKATAIGLLVAIPCVVMNNVLRRRVSEILTEYKAQHGTEH from the coding sequence ATGGACGCGTTGAAAGACGCCATTGACTATGGAATCGTCGGCCTGTTACTCGTCCTGAGCGTGTGGTCCGTCGCTGTCGCGATCGAACGATGGCTCTTCTATAAGCGTGTGAATCTCAAGCAATTTTCGAACGCTCAGCTGCTGGAAATCACTCTGACCAAACATCTCGTGATTATCGGCACGGTGGCTGCCAACGCCCCGTATATCGGCCTCCTGGGAACTGTCCTTGGCATCATGTTGACATTCCATACGATGGGAACGTCGGGTACGATGGCCGTGAGTACCATCATGATCGGCTTGAGCCTGGCGTTGAAAGCAACCGCTATCGGTCTCCTGGTCGCCATACCTTGTGTCGTGATGAATAACGTGCTGCGTCGTCGTGTGAGCGAGATCCTCACCGAGTATAAGGCCCAACATGGAACGGAACATTGA
- a CDS encoding FMN-binding protein has translation MHRHVSVISGFVLGASLCLTLSAWAGTEKVWDNDLKRYLTEDELNHAEIFMSEEAAVKIILAKSERIRKDVLQLTQDRKDLVEQRIGWKFPEQAFEVYIGETGEKIDGYAMVHNTIGKHKHMTYMVGVDTKGACSDVELLVFREARGSEVGRKRFNVQYEGKTVLDPIRINKDIINITGATMSVRSISAGVKRVLVLIDEFYLKPAGLGSDTLAAKKDKGFLSSIFGN, from the coding sequence ATGCACCGTCACGTAAGCGTCATTTCAGGTTTTGTGCTGGGAGCCTCACTGTGTCTGACGCTTTCCGCTTGGGCCGGAACAGAAAAAGTATGGGACAACGACCTCAAGCGTTATCTCACCGAAGATGAATTAAATCATGCCGAGATCTTCATGAGCGAGGAAGCGGCCGTCAAGATCATCCTGGCAAAATCCGAACGAATTCGTAAGGACGTCCTCCAACTCACGCAGGACAGGAAAGACCTGGTGGAACAACGCATCGGGTGGAAGTTCCCCGAACAAGCGTTCGAAGTCTACATCGGCGAAACGGGCGAGAAGATCGACGGATACGCCATGGTTCATAACACCATCGGCAAACACAAGCATATGACCTACATGGTCGGGGTCGACACCAAAGGGGCCTGTTCGGATGTCGAGCTGCTGGTCTTTCGCGAGGCCCGCGGGAGTGAAGTCGGCCGGAAGCGGTTCAACGTACAGTACGAAGGCAAGACCGTATTGGACCCGATTCGCATCAACAAAGATATCATCAATATCACCGGCGCCACGATGTCCGTCCGTTCCATCAGCGCCGGCGTGAAACGGGTACTCGTGTTGATCGACGAGTTCTACCTGAAGCCTGCCGGGCTCGGCAGTGATACGCTGGCCGCGAAAAAAGATAAAGGGTTTTTGTCTTCAATTTTCGGGAACTAG
- a CDS encoding carboxypeptidase M32, with protein sequence MKTLATLAPLTAKLLEIQRINSAASVLSWDQETYMPVGGGEARAEQIAVLQGIAHQKLVSPDVQSLLSQWVDPGTGQASDQGSETWDEPSRSLLREVWRDFSRAQKLPSDFVVTLSRECSLAQQVWAEAKTKNMFSLFLPNLRTILRLKREEAEYLGYHDSPYDALLDVYEPGATIANLRPVFAALKARLVPLLKKITQSRVQIDDSVLHHSYDHARQLEFGRLVLTAMGYDFERGRLDLSAHPFTTSFHPTDVRVTTRVHEHELQSCLFSCIHEGGHGLYDQGLDQRHFGTPLGDSVSLGIHESQSRLWENCVGRSRPFWRFFYPVLQQTFHDQLRGVEIDRFYAAINCVKPSLIRVEADELTYNLHIMLRFEIEQALVEGQTQPEDLPAIWNQKMKDYLGIVPPSDAEGVLQDVHWSFGAFGYFPTYTLGNLYSVQFFEQAKLEIPQLEDEIAAGRLLSLRRWLEQKIHRWGRTFTPAHLAQRVTGSTVSPDPFLNYVEKKYGELYQL encoded by the coding sequence TTGAAAACACTCGCCACGTTGGCCCCCCTCACCGCCAAGCTGCTGGAAATTCAGCGCATCAATAGCGCCGCCTCGGTCCTCTCGTGGGATCAGGAAACCTACATGCCGGTCGGCGGAGGGGAAGCGAGAGCTGAACAGATCGCCGTGCTCCAAGGCATCGCCCATCAGAAGCTGGTCTCGCCGGACGTGCAATCGCTCTTGTCGCAATGGGTGGACCCTGGCACTGGGCAAGCGTCGGACCAAGGGAGTGAGACCTGGGATGAACCGTCACGCTCCCTCTTGCGAGAAGTGTGGCGGGATTTCAGCCGAGCCCAAAAGCTGCCATCGGATTTCGTGGTCACGCTGAGCCGTGAATGCTCCCTCGCGCAACAGGTCTGGGCCGAAGCCAAGACGAAGAACATGTTCTCTCTGTTTTTGCCGAATCTCCGAACGATACTCCGGCTCAAGCGCGAAGAAGCCGAATATCTCGGCTATCACGACTCGCCCTATGACGCCCTGCTGGATGTCTATGAACCAGGCGCGACCATTGCCAATCTCCGACCGGTGTTTGCCGCACTCAAGGCCCGCCTGGTGCCGTTGCTCAAAAAGATCACCCAGAGCCGGGTCCAGATCGACGATAGCGTTTTGCACCACTCCTACGATCACGCCCGACAGCTGGAGTTCGGACGGCTGGTCTTGACGGCGATGGGATATGACTTCGAGCGTGGCCGTCTGGACCTGTCGGCCCATCCCTTCACCACATCGTTTCATCCGACTGATGTGCGCGTGACCACCCGTGTTCATGAACATGAATTGCAATCCTGCCTCTTCAGTTGCATCCACGAAGGAGGACACGGGCTGTACGATCAAGGATTGGATCAACGGCATTTCGGCACTCCGTTAGGTGACTCGGTTTCCCTCGGTATTCATGAGAGTCAGTCCCGCCTGTGGGAAAACTGCGTGGGACGTTCGCGGCCGTTTTGGCGCTTCTTCTACCCGGTTTTACAACAGACCTTTCACGACCAGCTGCGCGGCGTGGAGATCGACCGGTTCTATGCCGCGATCAATTGCGTCAAGCCATCGTTGATTCGCGTGGAAGCCGACGAGCTGACCTACAATCTCCACATCATGCTGCGGTTCGAGATCGAGCAAGCCCTCGTGGAAGGCCAGACTCAACCCGAGGACTTGCCGGCGATCTGGAATCAGAAGATGAAGGACTACTTGGGAATCGTTCCGCCTTCCGACGCGGAAGGCGTGCTGCAGGACGTGCACTGGTCATTCGGCGCGTTCGGCTATTTCCCCACCTATACCTTGGGCAACCTCTACTCCGTGCAATTTTTCGAACAGGCGAAGCTGGAGATCCCGCAACTGGAGGATGAGATCGCAGCCGGCCGATTGTTAAGCTTGCGCCGGTGGCTCGAGCAGAAGATTCACCGTTGGGGTCGCACGTTCACGCCGGCCCACCTCGCCCAGCGCGTGACGGGATCGACGGTGAGTCCCGATCCCTTTCTCAACTATGTGGAAAAGAAATACGGCGAGCTCTACCAACTCTGA
- a CDS encoding type II toxin-antitoxin system PemK/MazF family toxin yields MARVRKLARRGDVYWVVLDPTVGSEVKKTRPAVIVSNNSCNTFGSRVVVVPLTSNVDSLYPGEAMVVVDGKPARVLGDQIRSLDKSRLRSRIDTLSHDELAAVEDAVRITLALRP; encoded by the coding sequence ATGGCCAGAGTGAGAAAGCTGGCCCGTCGAGGTGATGTCTACTGGGTTGTACTGGACCCGACAGTCGGATCTGAAGTCAAAAAGACCAGACCTGCTGTAATCGTCTCGAATAATTCTTGCAATACGTTTGGCTCTCGGGTCGTGGTTGTGCCGCTTACCAGCAACGTGGATTCACTGTATCCAGGTGAGGCTATGGTTGTTGTTGACGGCAAGCCGGCTCGTGTCTTGGGCGATCAGATCCGATCTTTGGATAAATCACGATTGCGGTCGAGGATCGACACGTTAAGCCACGATGAGCTGGCGGCTGTGGAAGATGCGGTTCGCATTACGCTCGCCTTGCGGCCTTGA
- a CDS encoding O-methyltransferase yields the protein MNRLVPPEIEAYAEAHSMSESSVCRALREETHRTMEYPQMLVGPLEGAFLKMMTQLVGAKRVLEIGMFTGYSALCFAEALPADGTVITCEINEKSAAVARRYFAQIPFGNKINIRMGPALETMRTLTDQFDLIFIDADKTNYLNYYRRSLDLLAPWGVILIDNVLWSGEVLTQPPPDESTAAIQELNRTVSADSHVTAVLVTIRDGILVVRRAS from the coding sequence ATGAACAGACTGGTTCCACCCGAAATCGAAGCCTATGCAGAGGCCCATTCCATGTCGGAGTCGTCGGTCTGTCGCGCGCTTCGCGAAGAGACCCATCGGACCATGGAGTATCCTCAGATGCTGGTCGGTCCCTTGGAAGGGGCGTTTCTCAAAATGATGACGCAGCTGGTGGGCGCCAAGCGGGTGCTCGAAATCGGGATGTTCACCGGTTACAGCGCCCTCTGCTTTGCCGAGGCCTTGCCGGCAGATGGAACGGTGATCACCTGCGAGATCAACGAGAAGTCAGCGGCGGTGGCTCGACGGTATTTTGCGCAGATTCCATTCGGGAACAAGATCAACATTCGGATGGGCCCGGCGCTGGAGACAATGAGGACCCTGACTGATCAATTTGATCTCATCTTCATCGATGCGGACAAAACCAATTACCTCAATTATTACCGCCGTTCGCTCGATTTGCTCGCTCCCTGGGGGGTGATCTTGATCGACAACGTATTGTGGAGCGGCGAGGTGTTGACACAACCACCGCCGGATGAATCGACCGCCGCGATTCAGGAACTGAACCGTACCGTCTCAGCCGATTCCCACGTGACCGCCGTACTGGTCACGATTCGGGACGGAATTTTGGTGGTGAGAAGGGCGAGTTAG
- a CDS encoding ExbD/TolR family protein — translation MERNIDQINVIPLVDVMLVLLVIVLTTATFISTGQIPVNLAKAKEVGDRKDVPIVISLTADGNLFFNDSPIPAGGLPSALSSQPRESAVVVRADKVTLLEKFVALVDEIRGLGFQQVSLEVIRL, via the coding sequence ATGGAACGGAACATTGATCAGATCAACGTGATCCCACTCGTGGATGTGATGCTGGTCTTGCTCGTGATCGTGTTGACCACCGCCACTTTCATCAGCACCGGGCAAATTCCCGTCAACCTCGCCAAAGCCAAGGAGGTGGGCGATCGGAAAGATGTCCCGATCGTGATCTCCTTGACGGCCGATGGAAATCTGTTCTTCAATGACTCTCCGATTCCCGCCGGAGGCCTTCCCTCTGCCCTCAGCTCTCAGCCGCGCGAATCGGCGGTGGTCGTGCGGGCTGACAAGGTGACCTTGCTCGAAAAATTCGTGGCCCTCGTCGACGAGATTCGCGGCTTAGGCTTTCAGCAAGTGAGCCTGGAGGTCATTCGACTGTAA